One genomic segment of Hordeum vulgare subsp. vulgare chromosome 2H, MorexV3_pseudomolecules_assembly, whole genome shotgun sequence includes these proteins:
- the LOC123426560 gene encoding ACT domain-containing protein ACR6-like: protein MALTDDHDEYAKLVRGMNPPRVVIDNDASDDATVIRVDSVNSHGTLLAVVQVIADLNLVIRKAYFSSDGSWFMDVFNVTDRDGNKVLDTPTISYIQKTLEAEDCYYPEVRNTVGIVPSEDYTSIELTGTDRPGLLSEVCAVLAGMQCAVRSAELWTHNTRVAAVVQVTDAAKAAGGAIEDDARIADISRRLDNLLRGQNGVRAAAAASLTHKERRLHQMMFEDRDYGAAGPPDPRTEVSVTHCAERGYTVVVVRCRDRPKLLFDTVCTITDMQYVVHHGTVSSEPAGGAYQEYYIRHVDGHPVSTEAERRRVVQCLEAAVERRTADGLELEVRTDDRAGLLSDVTRIFRENGLTIRRAEISSEDGEAVDTFYLSDPQGHPVEAKTIEAIRAQIGEATLRVKNNPLADDGGSTSEVAAGSTAFLFGNLFKFYRPFQNFGLIKLY from the exons ATGGCTCTCACTGACGACCACGACGAGTACGCCAAGCTCGTCCGGGGGATGAACCCGCCGAG GGTTGTGATCGACAACGATGCCTCCGACGATGCAACCGTCATCCGGGTGGACAGCGTCAACAGCCACGGcaccctcctcgccgtcgtccagGTCATCGCCGACCTCAACCTTGTCATCCGTAAGGCCTACTTCTCTTCCGACGGGAGCTGGTTCATGGACG TGTTCAATGTCACTGACCGTGACGGGAACAAGGTTCTTGACACGCCAACCATCTCCTACATCCAGAAG ACGCTGGAAGCGGAGGATTGCTACTACCCGGAGGTGCGCAACACGGTGGGCATCGTGCCGTCGGAGGACTACACGTCGATCGAGCTCACGGGCACCGACCGCCCGGGCCTGCTGTCCGAGGTGTGCGCGGTGCTCGCCGGCATGCAGTGCGCGGTCCGGAGCGCCGAGCTCTGGACGCACAACACACGCGTCGCGGCCGTCGTTCAGGTCACGGACGCGGCCAAAGCCGCGGGTGGCGCCATCGAGGACGACGCCCGCATCGCCGACATCAGCCGGCGCCTCGACAACCTGCTGCGCGGGCAGAACGGCGTGCGAGCGGCGGCTGCGGCCAGCCTGACGCACAAGGAGCGCCGCCTCCACCAGATGATGTTCGAGGACAGGGACTACGGCGCCGCTGGACCGCCGGACCCACGGACGGAGGTCTCCGTGACGCACTGCGCCGAGCGCGGGTACACCGTCGTGGTCGTCCGGTGCAGGGACCGGCCCAAGCTGCTGTTCGACACCGTCTGCACCATCACCGACATGCAGTACGTCGTCCACCACGGCACCGTGAGCTCGGAGCCGGCCGGCGGCGCCTACCAGGAATACTACATCaggcacgtcgacggccacccggTCAGCACCGAGGCCGAGCGCCGCCGCGTGGTCCAGTGCCTCGAGGCCGCCGTGGAGAGACGCACCGCCGACGGGCTGGAGCTGGAGGTCCGCACCGACGACCGAGCCGGCCTGCTCTCCGACGTCACACGCATCTTCCGGGAGAACGGGCTGACGATACGGCGCGCCGAGATATCGTCCGAGGACGGCGAGGCCGTGGACACCTTCTACCTGTCGGACCCGCAGGGCCACCCAGTGGAAGCCAAGACGATCGAGGCCATCCGCGCGCAGATCGGCGAAGCTACACTGCGGGTAAAGAACAACCCGTTGGCCGATGACGGCGGTTCCACCTCCGAGGTCGCCGCCGGCTCGACGGCATTCCTCTTCGGGAACCTCTTCAAGTTCTACCGTCCGTTCCAGAACTTCGGCCTCATCAAGCTCTACTAG